From a region of the Thalassospira sp. TSL5-1 genome:
- the urtA gene encoding urea ABC transporter substrate-binding protein yields MKTMLQAIAGAGALAWSAMAMTPAQAADDTIKIGVLHSLSGTMAISETTLKDTVLMLVDDINKNGGLLGKKVEAVVVDPASDWPLFAEKARELLEKDKVAAVFGCWTSVSRKSVLPVFEEDNGLLFYPVQFEGEESSRNVFYTGAAPNQQAIPAVDYLMSEDGGGAQRFALLGTDYVYPRTTNKILRAYLHSKGVADEDIMENYTPFGHSDWQSIVADVKTFASAGKKTAVVSTINGDANVPFYKELANQGIKAEDIPVVAFSVGEEELAGIDTAPLVGHLAAWNYFESVDTDANAAFIKKWHAYIGDEKRVTNDPMEATYIGFTMWKQAVEQAGTTDVDAVRQAMYGQKVPNLTGGVAVMNTNHYLSKPVLIGEVQDNGQFDTVWSTDDVVVGDSWSDFIPESAKLTADWTYPWVCGNCETPKY; encoded by the coding sequence ATGAAAACGATGCTTCAGGCAATCGCTGGCGCGGGGGCGCTGGCGTGGTCTGCGATGGCGATGACGCCTGCACAGGCTGCTGATGACACGATTAAAATTGGCGTTCTGCATTCTCTTTCGGGGACGATGGCGATTTCGGAAACCACGCTGAAGGATACCGTCCTGATGCTGGTGGATGATATTAATAAAAATGGCGGTCTGCTGGGTAAAAAGGTCGAGGCCGTTGTGGTGGATCCGGCATCCGATTGGCCGCTTTTTGCCGAAAAGGCGCGTGAACTTCTGGAAAAAGACAAGGTTGCCGCTGTTTTTGGCTGCTGGACGTCGGTTTCGCGCAAATCGGTCCTGCCGGTTTTTGAAGAAGATAACGGTCTTCTGTTTTATCCGGTCCAGTTTGAGGGCGAGGAAAGCTCGCGCAATGTGTTTTACACCGGGGCTGCGCCCAACCAGCAGGCGATCCCGGCTGTGGATTATTTGATGAGCGAAGATGGCGGCGGCGCACAGCGTTTTGCCCTGTTGGGGACGGATTATGTTTATCCGCGCACGACCAACAAAATCCTGCGCGCCTATTTGCACAGCAAGGGTGTCGCCGATGAAGACATTATGGAAAATTACACGCCGTTTGGTCATTCCGACTGGCAGTCGATTGTTGCCGACGTAAAAACCTTTGCCTCTGCTGGCAAGAAAACCGCTGTGGTTTCCACCATCAATGGTGATGCCAATGTGCCGTTCTACAAGGAACTGGCAAACCAGGGCATCAAGGCAGAGGACATTCCGGTTGTTGCCTTTTCGGTCGGTGAAGAGGAACTGGCCGGGATTGATACCGCCCCGCTGGTCGGCCATCTGGCCGCGTGGAACTATTTTGAAAGTGTCGATACCGACGCCAATGCCGCCTTCATTAAAAAATGGCATGCCTATATTGGCGATGAAAAACGTGTGACCAACGACCCGATGGAAGCCACCTATATTGGCTTTACCATGTGGAAACAGGCCGTTGAGCAGGCGGGCACCACCGATGTGGATGCCGTGCGCCAGGCCATGTATGGCCAGAAAGTGCCGAACCTGACCGGCGGTGTCGCCGTGATGAATACCAATCATTACCTGTCCAAGCCGGTATTGATTGGCGAAGTGCAGGATAACGGCCAGTTTGATACCGTCTGGAGCACCGATGACGTGGTCGTGGGGGATTCCTGGTCGGATTTCATTCCTGAAAGCGCAAAGCTGACGGCGGACTGGACCTATCCCTGGGTGTGCGGCAACTGCGAAACACCGAAATATTAA
- the urtD gene encoding urea ABC transporter ATP-binding protein UrtD has translation MAEDLLVEESRMIQSEKAATILYVDGVSVTFDGFRALNNLSFYVEPGELRAIIGPNGAGKTTMMDIITGKTRPDSGDVLFKSDVDLTKLDEADIANLGIGRKFQKPTVFESHTVFDNLLLACSGGRGVFQALFHRLANREKQRIEETLATIRLGDLRDMMAANLSHGQKQWLEIGMLLMQEPQLLLVDEPVAGMTDSETEQTAILLRDIAKNRSVVVVEHDMEFVRDLDCKVTVLHEGSVLAEGRLDSVQKDPRVIEVYLGR, from the coding sequence ATGGCAGAAGATTTACTGGTTGAAGAAAGCCGCATGATCCAAAGCGAAAAGGCTGCGACCATCCTGTATGTCGATGGGGTGTCGGTCACGTTTGATGGCTTTCGCGCGCTCAATAACCTGAGCTTCTATGTCGAACCGGGGGAGCTTCGCGCCATTATCGGCCCTAACGGGGCAGGCAAAACCACGATGATGGATATTATCACCGGTAAAACCCGGCCCGATAGCGGCGATGTGCTGTTTAAAAGCGACGTGGACCTGACCAAACTGGATGAAGCCGACATTGCCAATTTGGGCATTGGGCGGAAGTTTCAGAAACCCACCGTTTTTGAAAGCCATACGGTGTTTGACAATCTGCTTCTGGCCTGTTCGGGCGGGCGAGGGGTGTTTCAGGCGCTGTTTCACCGGCTGGCAAACCGCGAAAAGCAGCGGATCGAGGAAACCCTTGCCACCATCCGCCTGGGGGATTTGCGCGATATGATGGCGGCAAACCTGTCGCACGGGCAAAAGCAGTGGCTGGAAATTGGCATGTTGCTGATGCAGGAACCCCAATTGCTGCTGGTGGATGAACCCGTGGCGGGCATGACGGATTCCGAAACCGAGCAAACGGCCATTTTGCTGCGCGACATTGCCAAAAACCGGTCGGTCGTGGTGGTGGAACATGACATGGAATTTGTCCGCGACCTGGATTGCAAGGTAACCGTGCTGCATGAAGGATCGGTCCTGGCGGAAGGGCGGCTCGATAGTGTGCAAAAAGACCCGCGTGTCATTGAAGTCTATCTGGGGCGCTGA
- a CDS encoding urate hydroxylase PuuD, translating to MDILFQDWINLILRWAHVITGIAWIGSSFYFVWLDLSLRKRPGMDEGVYGEAWMVHGGGFYHVNKWMVAPAKMPDDLHWFKYEAYFTWLTGFALLVTMYYWSAESYLIDPSVMPMTKWDAILTGLMSLVAGWFIYDLICKSPIGRKTSTLAVALFIQIMAFAWLYTHVFSGRGAFIHVGALIGTIMAANVFRIIIPNQKKVVASLMAGEKPDPALGLQAKQRSTHNNYLTLPVLAMMISNHYPMTYAHDHSWIVIGLILIVGGLVRHFFNTRNAGGSGSAIAWQLPAAAVFMAILVVFVSYDPNAPRAGDVISSSEAIGIIQTRCAVCHSAHPTEDGFDEAPAGVMFDNLDQVHANAQRIMAQAVIGKSMPLGNLTEMTDDERAKLGQWIRAKMPD from the coding sequence GTGGACATTCTGTTTCAGGACTGGATCAATCTGATCCTGCGCTGGGCGCATGTGATTACGGGTATCGCGTGGATTGGCTCGTCATTTTATTTTGTCTGGCTGGACCTGTCGCTGCGCAAGCGACCCGGTATGGATGAGGGGGTCTATGGCGAAGCCTGGATGGTGCATGGCGGTGGTTTTTACCATGTCAATAAATGGATGGTGGCACCCGCCAAAATGCCCGATGACCTGCACTGGTTCAAATACGAGGCCTATTTCACCTGGCTGACCGGCTTTGCCCTGCTGGTGACGATGTATTACTGGAGTGCGGAATCCTACCTGATTGATCCATCGGTGATGCCGATGACCAAATGGGATGCGATCCTGACCGGGTTGATGAGCCTAGTTGCGGGCTGGTTTATTTATGATTTGATCTGCAAAAGCCCGATTGGCCGGAAAACCAGCACCCTTGCGGTGGCGCTGTTTATTCAGATCATGGCCTTTGCCTGGCTTTACACCCATGTCTTTAGCGGGCGTGGCGCGTTTATTCATGTTGGCGCGCTGATCGGCACCATCATGGCGGCAAACGTGTTTCGCATCATCATTCCCAATCAGAAAAAGGTTGTCGCCTCGCTGATGGCCGGGGAAAAACCGGACCCGGCACTGGGTTTGCAAGCCAAGCAGCGTTCAACGCACAATAACTATCTCACCCTGCCGGTGCTGGCGATGATGATCAGCAACCATTACCCGATGACCTATGCCCATGACCATTCCTGGATCGTGATTGGTCTGATCCTGATTGTTGGCGGGTTGGTGCGGCATTTTTTCAATACCCGCAATGCGGGCGGCAGTGGCAGCGCCATTGCCTGGCAATTGCCCGCTGCTGCCGTTTTCATGGCAATTTTGGTGGTGTTTGTTTCTTACGATCCCAATGCGCCACGCGCGGGCGATGTGATTTCCTCAAGCGAGGCGATTGGCATTATTCAAACCCGCTGTGCCGTTTGCCATTCCGCGCATCCGACCGAGGATGGCTTTGACGAAGCCCCGGCCGGGGTGATGTTTGATAACCTTGATCAGGTCCATGCCAATGCGCAGCGCATTATGGCCCAGGCGGTGATTGGCAAATCCATGCCGCTGGGCAATTTGACCGAAATGACCGACGATGAACGGGCAAAGCTTGGTCAGTGGATCCGGGCGAAAATGCCGGACTAG
- a CDS encoding LrgB family protein codes for MVWFENPVVQGVFWSFATIGFYLVARKLHRRWQHGWLTPLLITPVILMALALLLHENYSDYIRGTGWLVTLLGPTMVAFAIPIYEQRKFILRHWPVLAVGAVAGSATAMITGWCLATFLGLDGALRLSLLPRSISTPFAMEVSGDIGGIPDLTAVFVVITGVLGAVLGEIMLARLPVSSSLARGAALGMGAHGAGTAKAHEIGTEEGSVAGLIMVLVGLLNVLVAPAIALFFRG; via the coding sequence ATGGTCTGGTTTGAAAACCCGGTGGTGCAGGGTGTTTTCTGGTCGTTTGCCACCATTGGATTTTATCTGGTCGCGCGCAAGCTGCACCGGCGCTGGCAACATGGCTGGTTAACCCCGCTTTTGATCACACCGGTAATTTTGATGGCGCTGGCCTTGCTGCTGCATGAAAATTACAGCGATTATATTCGCGGAACCGGCTGGCTGGTGACGCTGCTGGGGCCGACAATGGTGGCCTTTGCCATCCCGATTTATGAACAGCGCAAATTCATTTTGCGCCACTGGCCGGTCCTGGCGGTGGGGGCAGTGGCCGGGAGTGCCACGGCCATGATCACCGGCTGGTGCCTGGCAACATTTTTGGGGCTGGATGGGGCCTTGCGGTTAAGTTTGCTGCCCCGATCCATCAGCACGCCTTTTGCAATGGAGGTTTCGGGCGATATCGGCGGTATCCCGGATTTAACGGCTGTTTTTGTCGTGATTACCGGTGTCTTGGGGGCCGTTTTGGGTGAAATCATGCTGGCCCGCCTGCCGGTAAGCTCCAGCCTGGCGCGCGGTGCGGCGCTGGGGATGGGCGCACATGGCGCGGGTACGGCCAAGGCCCATGAAATTGGCACCGAGGAAGGATCAGTCGCCGGTTTGATCATGGTGCTGGTTGGTCTTTTGAATGTACTGGTCGCACCGGCGATTGCGCTGTTTTTTCGCGGGTAA
- a CDS encoding LysR family transcriptional regulator, with amino-acid sequence MKNIDHFNLRSFDLNLLVAFDALISEGSVTRAAEKLRIGQPAMSHSLATLRLLLGDDLFVRMGQKMQPTARAQSLAGPIREALHQAQAALKVGLHFDPSTEKRVFRIGVSDEMAQVLLPALMADLAQKAPHIGILTRDLSLATVEQLLSRSEIDVAVGVPYVPQGAFMGERLFEAEACCCFRSDLIGLKGALDDAAYFAGRHAVFSQVGDISGCVGEIYRATGHVLDVGFAAPAFLPLLAVAAQAPLIATVPARIARLYAAKFGLTVGPVPARSGFSSSHMVWASHTEHDVALSWLRACIRACLKDVEGAGGDMSDEGKHFRVD; translated from the coding sequence ATGAAAAACATCGACCATTTCAATTTGCGGTCCTTTGACCTGAATTTGCTGGTGGCCTTTGATGCGCTGATCAGCGAAGGCAGTGTGACCCGTGCGGCCGAAAAGCTGCGGATCGGCCAGCCCGCCATGAGCCACAGCCTGGCAACCCTGCGCCTGTTATTGGGCGACGATCTTTTTGTGCGTATGGGCCAGAAAATGCAGCCAACCGCCCGGGCGCAAAGCCTGGCAGGTCCCATACGCGAGGCCCTGCATCAGGCCCAGGCTGCCCTGAAAGTGGGCCTGCATTTTGACCCGTCAACGGAAAAGCGGGTTTTTCGCATTGGTGTTTCCGATGAAATGGCACAGGTGCTTTTGCCCGCTTTGATGGCCGATCTGGCGCAAAAGGCACCCCATATTGGCATTTTGACCCGCGATCTAAGCCTGGCAACGGTTGAGCAGTTGCTAAGCCGCAGCGAGATTGATGTGGCCGTTGGTGTGCCCTATGTTCCGCAAGGGGCGTTTATGGGCGAGCGCCTGTTTGAGGCAGAGGCCTGTTGCTGTTTTCGCTCCGATCTGATTGGCCTTAAGGGGGCCTTAGATGATGCGGCCTATTTTGCGGGCCGCCATGCCGTGTTTTCACAAGTGGGCGATATATCAGGATGCGTTGGCGAAATTTACCGCGCAACCGGCCATGTGCTTGATGTTGGTTTTGCCGCACCGGCCTTTTTGCCCTTGCTGGCCGTGGCGGCACAGGCCCCCCTGATTGCCACCGTCCCCGCAAGGATTGCCCGCCTGTATGCCGCCAAATTTGGCCTGACGGTTGGCCCGGTCCCCGCAAGATCGGGGTTTTCATCGTCGCATATGGTCTGGGCCAGTCATACCGAACATGACGTGGCCCTGTCCTGGTTGCGGGCCTGTATTCGTGCCTGCCTGAAAGATGTTGAGGGTGCCGGTGGGGATATGTCGGATGAAGGGAAACACTTCAGGGTTGATTAA
- a CDS encoding LysR family transcriptional regulator, translating to MSDFEDIQIFVRVAELGNLSAAGRELRHSAAVVSNRIARLEERLGVRLLNRTTRRVGLTTEGDIYYRHCQRILAEMEEAENAIANQKNTTRGPVTVTCPVAFGNMFVAPIIPKFVEKNPDVQVRLHLSDRLLDLLQDKVDLAIRIAELKESSLIVRKLAANKRVLVASPAYLKRNGTPRTPSDLLDHNCLLLRFPGSRQYQWTLQREGDEAPTTLSVSGSMDSDNGEVLTRWCLDGHGIALKSMWEVGPHIQSGALKIVLPDCIPPSHAVYTLYPENRYLPTRVRAFVDFLVAEFGGTPPWERLNAD from the coding sequence ATGTCCGATTTTGAGGACATCCAGATTTTTGTCCGTGTTGCCGAACTGGGCAACCTTTCGGCCGCCGGGCGCGAATTGCGCCATTCCGCTGCGGTGGTGTCAAACCGCATTGCCCGGCTGGAAGAACGGCTGGGTGTACGTTTGCTGAACCGCACCACACGACGGGTGGGCCTGACGACGGAAGGCGACATTTATTATCGCCATTGCCAGCGTATTCTGGCCGAAATGGAAGAGGCCGAAAACGCCATTGCCAACCAGAAAAACACCACCCGTGGCCCCGTGACCGTGACCTGCCCGGTGGCGTTTGGTAATATGTTCGTCGCCCCGATCATTCCCAAATTCGTTGAAAAAAACCCTGATGTGCAAGTGCGCCTGCATCTGTCCGACCGGCTTCTGGACCTGTTGCAGGACAAGGTGGACCTTGCCATTCGCATTGCCGAGCTTAAGGAAAGCTCGCTAATTGTGCGCAAACTTGCAGCCAACAAACGGGTGCTGGTGGCAAGCCCGGCTTACCTGAAGCGCAATGGCACCCCGCGCACGCCATCGGACTTGCTGGATCATAACTGCCTGTTGCTGCGCTTTCCCGGTTCGCGCCAATATCAATGGACATTGCAGCGCGAGGGTGACGAGGCCCCAACCACCCTTTCGGTATCGGGTTCAATGGATTCGGACAATGGCGAGGTTTTAACCCGCTGGTGCCTGGACGGGCACGGCATTGCCCTGAAATCCATGTGGGAGGTTGGGCCGCATATTCAGTCCGGTGCGTTAAAAATCGTGCTGCCCGACTGCATACCGCCATCACACGCGGTATATACGCTGTATCCTGAAAATCGCTATCTGCCGACACGGGTGCGCGCCTTTGTTGATTTTCTGGTTGCCGAATTTGGCGGCACGCCGCCCTGGGAAAGACTGAACGCGGATTAA
- a CDS encoding MBL fold metallo-hydrolase, whose protein sequence is MDVSAHHPARPNAAPGFHLTRQGNTAIIALCDGSLPFPLDKLYLNTTPEHVRERLSAHRQELPAPGAFNAFLIVQHSHVILIDTGSGDLGGPALGQLAGNLQAAGYHPDQVDDIILTHLHSDHFGGLIRNGDMAFANARVHIPKRDADFFLDPAQMAKAPAPMKPHFKNAMACITPYADVGRVTLFNDNEAPLPGIARSALLPGHSPGHSGIIIKTGASDVFCWGDIMHGDVLQFEDPDIAICFDVDARVAISSRKQALDLAAQKNCLVAGSHIAFPGLGHVSRHQHENAYCWHPVAFENSPE, encoded by the coding sequence ATGGACGTTTCAGCCCATCACCCTGCCCGCCCCAATGCCGCCCCGGGATTTCACCTCACCCGGCAGGGTAACACCGCCATCATCGCCCTGTGTGATGGCAGCCTGCCCTTTCCGCTAGACAAGCTGTATCTGAACACCACGCCCGAACATGTGCGCGAAAGGCTAAGCGCACACCGGCAGGAACTGCCAGCGCCGGGGGCCTTTAACGCATTTTTGATTGTGCAACATAGCCACGTCATCCTGATTGATACCGGCAGCGGCGATTTGGGCGGCCCGGCGCTAGGCCAACTGGCGGGCAACCTTCAGGCGGCGGGATATCATCCTGATCAGGTCGATGATATTATCCTGACCCACCTGCATAGTGACCATTTTGGCGGGTTAATCCGCAACGGTGACATGGCATTTGCCAATGCCCGTGTGCATATCCCCAAACGCGATGCCGATTTTTTCCTGGACCCCGCGCAAATGGCAAAGGCACCCGCCCCCATGAAGCCGCATTTCAAAAATGCGATGGCCTGCATCACCCCCTATGCCGATGTCGGACGCGTTACCCTGTTTAATGATAACGAAGCCCCGCTTCCCGGCATTGCCCGCTCTGCTCTGCTGCCCGGCCATTCACCGGGGCATAGCGGCATTATCATTAAAACGGGGGCGAGTGATGTTTTCTGCTGGGGCGATATAATGCACGGTGACGTCCTTCAATTTGAAGACCCCGATATCGCCATTTGTTTTGATGTTGATGCCAGGGTCGCCATTAGCAGTCGCAAACAGGCCCTGGACCTGGCCGCGCAGAAAAACTGCCTGGTGGCAGGCAGCCACATTGCCTTTCCGGGCTTGGGCCATGTTTCGCGCCATCAACATGAAAATGCCTATTGCTGGCACCCGGTTGCTTTTGAAAACAGCCCTGAATAA
- the urtB gene encoding urea ABC transporter permease subunit UrtB translates to MRQDKSLPCLSMLAIVAMLAVMCVLSVARPAWAFSDEELRQIVEELDSKSSNRKLEVIDKIAADGDPRAVPVLQAMLEGDLYVSKADGRVVIGKKQGKVWQHIDVVSGKVTGESASRDLDKIRINNRLRGALRDALASLNLFSPDLATRRTAVETIMDSRDPAIAPLLKRAIEREEDPDLLARMELAQATMALAAGKTSQERLDAIDVLASQTTPQIRAVLLQFVNAAESENYDPKVVAAAKDAVASVEGRLQMWQTAGDVYRGISLGSVLLLAAVGLAITFGVMGVINMAHGEMIMIGAYTTYAVQQAFAAFWPAGIGWSLAVAVPMAFLVSGGVGVVIERVIIRFLYGRPLETLLATWGLSLMLQQAIRSLFGASNRQVVAPDFMSGAIEFSTGLVLTYNRLWIILFSVIVVAGIAFVLRYTAFGLQMRAVTQNRRMAGSVGIRTGTVDALTFGLGSGIAGIAGVALSQIDNVSPNLGQGYIIDSFMVVVFGGVGNLWGTVLGAFSLGIVNKFLEPAAGAVLAKIFVLVALILFIQKRPKGLFALKGRAVEA, encoded by the coding sequence ATGCGTCAAGATAAGTCCCTGCCCTGTTTGTCGATGTTGGCGATTGTTGCCATGCTGGCCGTGATGTGTGTGCTGTCGGTCGCCCGGCCTGCCTGGGCCTTTAGCGATGAAGAACTGCGCCAGATTGTTGAAGAACTTGATAGCAAAAGCTCGAACAGGAAACTTGAGGTCATTGATAAAATAGCCGCCGATGGTGACCCGCGTGCGGTGCCTGTGCTTCAGGCGATGCTGGAAGGTGATCTTTATGTCAGCAAGGCCGATGGCCGGGTGGTGATTGGCAAAAAGCAGGGCAAAGTCTGGCAGCATATTGATGTGGTCAGCGGCAAGGTAACGGGCGAAAGTGCCTCGCGCGATCTTGATAAAATTCGCATTAACAACCGGCTGCGCGGGGCGCTGCGCGATGCGCTGGCAAGCCTGAATTTGTTTAGCCCGGATTTGGCAACCCGCCGGACAGCGGTGGAAACCATAATGGATTCTCGCGACCCGGCAATAGCCCCGCTTTTGAAACGTGCCATCGAACGCGAAGAAGACCCGGACCTTCTGGCGCGAATGGAACTGGCACAGGCGACAATGGCGCTGGCAGCGGGAAAAACGTCGCAAGAACGGCTTGACGCGATTGATGTTCTTGCCAGCCAGACCACCCCGCAAATTCGTGCCGTGCTGCTGCAATTTGTTAATGCCGCCGAAAGCGAGAATTACGACCCCAAGGTGGTTGCGGCGGCGAAGGATGCGGTGGCCTCGGTCGAGGGGCGTTTGCAAATGTGGCAGACCGCCGGGGATGTGTATCGTGGTATCAGCCTGGGCTCGGTTCTGCTGTTGGCGGCCGTCGGGCTGGCCATCACCTTTGGCGTCATGGGGGTGATCAATATGGCGCATGGCGAAATGATCATGATTGGCGCCTATACCACTTATGCGGTGCAGCAGGCCTTTGCCGCCTTTTGGCCCGCCGGGATTGGCTGGTCGCTGGCCGTGGCGGTGCCAATGGCGTTTTTGGTCTCGGGCGGGGTAGGTGTCGTGATTGAACGGGTGATTATCCGGTTTCTTTATGGTCGCCCGCTGGAAACCCTGCTGGCAACCTGGGGTTTGAGCCTGATGTTGCAGCAGGCCATTCGCAGCCTCTTTGGCGCCAGCAACCGCCAGGTTGTTGCCCCGGATTTTATGAGTGGTGCCATCGAATTTTCAACCGGCCTGGTGCTGACCTATAACCGGCTGTGGATCATTTTGTTTAGTGTCATTGTTGTTGCCGGCATTGCCTTTGTGCTGCGTTACACCGCCTTTGGCCTGCAAATGCGCGCGGTAACGCAAAACCGGCGTATGGCGGGCTCCGTCGGTATTCGCACCGGCACTGTTGATGCGCTGACATTTGGTTTGGGCTCTGGCATTGCCGGGATAGCCGGTGTCGCGCTCAGCCAGATTGACAATGTCAGCCCCAATCTGGGCCAGGGATATATCATCGATAGTTTCATGGTCGTGGTGTTTGGCGGTGTTGGCAATTTGTGGGGCACGGTTTTGGGCGCGTTTAGCCTGGGGATTGTCAATAAATTCCTGGAACCCGCGGCAGGCGCGGTGCTGGCGAAGATCTTTGTTCTGGTCGCACTGATCCTGTTTATCCAGAAACGTCCCAAAGGGTTGTTTGCCCTTAAGGGCCGCGCGGTGGAGGCCTGA
- the urtC gene encoding urea ABC transporter permease subunit UrtC has translation MTDYRQKYKMTPVLGWLLQDRGGMILLGILLLGCILIPIGNLVVPEGSAFHVPTWMLGLLGKYLCYALLALSVDLIWGFCGILSLGHGAFFALGGYAMGMYLMRQIGDRGVYGDPVLPDFMVFLNWKELPWYWYGFDHFSFAVIMAMLVPGLLAFVFGFLAFRSRVTGVYLSIITQAMTYALLLAFFRNDMGFGGNNGLTDFKDILGFDLQSDQTRCVLVVASAIMLGICYVVSRGITQSRLGKVLIAIRDAESRVRFTGYRVEYYKLFVFTVSAVMAGIAGALYVPQIGIINPGEFAPAASIEVVIWVAVGGRGTLYGAVLGAFIVNYAKTFFTGVMPDFWLFFLGGLFIAVTLFLPKGVIGAVPAFGGAGAVGASGTSGGWRDRLAAWRGNQGGKA, from the coding sequence ATGACCGACTATCGCCAGAAATATAAAATGACGCCGGTTCTGGGCTGGTTGCTGCAGGACCGGGGCGGGATGATCCTGCTGGGCATCTTGCTGCTGGGCTGCATCCTTATTCCCATCGGCAACCTTGTAGTGCCCGAAGGGTCGGCCTTTCATGTGCCGACCTGGATGCTGGGGCTGTTGGGTAAATATCTGTGTTACGCGCTGTTGGCCCTAAGCGTTGATTTGATTTGGGGTTTTTGCGGCATTCTCAGCCTGGGGCATGGGGCGTTTTTTGCCCTGGGCGGCTATGCGATGGGCATGTATCTGATGCGCCAGATCGGCGATCGCGGCGTTTATGGCGACCCGGTTTTGCCCGATTTCATGGTGTTTCTAAACTGGAAGGAACTGCCCTGGTACTGGTACGGGTTTGATCATTTCAGCTTTGCCGTGATCATGGCGATGCTGGTGCCGGGATTGCTGGCCTTTGTCTTTGGCTTTTTGGCGTTTCGGTCGCGTGTGACGGGGGTTTATCTTTCCATCATTACCCAGGCGATGACCTATGCGCTGCTGCTGGCGTTTTTCCGCAATGATATGGGGTTTGGCGGCAATAACGGCCTGACGGATTTCAAGGATATTCTGGGCTTTGATTTGCAGTCCGACCAGACGCGCTGTGTGCTGGTGGTGGCGTCCGCCATCATGCTGGGGATTTGTTATGTGGTGTCGCGCGGGATTACCCAGTCCCGGCTGGGTAAGGTGTTGATCGCCATTCGCGATGCCGAAAGCCGGGTGCGTTTTACCGGTTATCGGGTGGAATATTACAAACTGTTTGTCTTTACCGTTTCGGCCGTGATGGCGGGCATTGCCGGGGCGCTTTATGTGCCGCAAATCGGCATCATCAACCCCGGCGAATTTGCCCCGGCGGCCAGTATCGAAGTGGTGATCTGGGTCGCGGTTGGCGGGCGCGGCACATTGTATGGCGCGGTGTTGGGCGCGTTTATCGTTAATTATGCCAAAACCTTTTTTACCGGCGTGATGCCCGATTTCTGGCTGTTTTTCCTGGGCGGGTTGTTTATTGCCGTCACCCTGTTTTTGCCCAAGGGGGTGATTGGTGCGGTCCCGGCCTTTGGTGGGGCAGGTGCTGTCGGGGCATCGGGTACATCCGGCGGCTGGCGTGACAGGCTGGCAGCCTGGCGGGGCAATCAGGGGGGCAAAGCATGA
- the urtE gene encoding urea ABC transporter ATP-binding subunit UrtE, with translation MLNVENIDLFYGASQALRSVSLQAETGRVTAVLGRNGVGKTSLMRAVVGQHPVAGGNIVWEGKNISRDPAWKRSAAGIAIVPQGREIFPLLSVKENLETGFAALPRAMRHIPDEIFELFPVLRDMLGRRGGDLSGGQQQQLAIGRALVTRPRLLVLDEPTEGIQPSIIKDIQRVIKQLADRGDMAILLVEQYFDFAHELADEIVVLERGEVVLAGKKDALERENVRSYLTV, from the coding sequence ATGTTAAATGTTGAAAATATCGACCTTTTCTATGGGGCTTCCCAGGCGTTGCGATCTGTGTCGTTGCAGGCGGAAACCGGCAGGGTGACGGCGGTTTTGGGCCGCAATGGGGTGGGGAAAACATCGCTGATGCGCGCTGTTGTCGGGCAGCATCCGGTTGCGGGCGGTAATATTGTTTGGGAAGGCAAAAACATATCGCGTGATCCGGCCTGGAAACGTTCGGCAGCCGGTATTGCCATTGTGCCCCAGGGGCGCGAGATTTTTCCACTGCTGAGCGTAAAGGAAAATCTTGAAACCGGCTTTGCTGCCCTGCCGCGTGCCATGCGGCATATCCCCGATGAAATATTCGAGCTTTTCCCCGTCCTGCGCGACATGCTGGGGCGGCGCGGGGGCGACCTTTCGGGCGGGCAGCAACAGCAGCTTGCCATTGGTCGTGCCCTTGTGACCCGCCCGCGCTTGCTTGTGCTTGATGAACCGACAGAGGGGATTCAGCCCTCCATCATCAAGGATATTCAGCGCGTGATCAAACAGTTGGCCGATCGGGGCGATATGGCGATTTTGCTGGTCGAGCAATATTTTGATTTTGCTCATGAATTGGCCGATGAAATTGTGGTGCTGGAACGCGGTGAAGTGGTGCTGGCGGGCAAAAAGGACGCCTTGGAGCGTGAAAATGTACGCAGCTATCTGACTGTTTGA